DNA from Alnus glutinosa chromosome 2, dhAlnGlut1.1, whole genome shotgun sequence:
CACCAAACATTATTAAAGCAGTAAATCAATTGACACAAGGAATTTggtgacaaagtggaaactctttgaatttcaaaaagaaaaacactccATGGTAGTTAACCCAAAAAATCAATCCACCATAGAAGATTGAGAAATTACTAGATGTttatacttacaaaacctttgcaaTTGACACACCATTGTACTAGTCAAGCGATCCACTTGCCTTTTACCGCAATAGTTCTCCTAGAGCCTCTAGATAATTCTTCAACTTGgtttcctttatcggaactcCGATAGGTTTGAGTTATTGTTGATGAAAGATTGTGGTTTACAACAAAGATTCTAAGATAAGTGCACTTGAAAgtataaaaacttaaactttCTCTCTTAATACATGAAGGAAAAAGACTATTTTATTCTCTTGAAATATTGCCTCGAATTAATCCTTACACAATTCGTGTGCCAAAAGCCTTTAAATAGACTAGAAAAAATAGCCTTAAAATCATAAAGTCGGTTCTCAAAAAGTGCATATTTATGGGGCTCGATCATATGCACTGCAAAAATCGTCTGCAATCTCGTTTAGACAAGTTTGCAGCCGAGCAATTCGGACCAAAATTTCTTCCCTCTATTCACGGTCCATTTTGACCTAGTAAAACTTGGAATTGAAAACTTATCATGAAATGCAAAGTTGTAACATTGTGAGTCAGCTTTCTAATGCCACCAAGTTTGGAGCCTAGAATCAAGAGTTATGACTACTTTAGTCCAACTAGGTCAATGTTGACAGCATATAAAAACTTGAATAAACATGTCTTGAATCAGCTTTTTCACCGACTAAACCATAGATTTAAAACTTACACCAAAATATGTTTTGACACTGAATTTGctaacactaaaaacctaaccTTTCTTCCAAATTCCATTTGTCTTGCATCACTTTCAGAAGTGTTTCTGCCACAGTTTCCAATATCAATTCTGAGCTCTCCAAAAGATAACTCATCCTTCAAATTAACAATTTACAGAGAGGAGTTGGACTATATCTGGAGGATAACTCTAAAATTGAATGTCTACAAAGAGGGGAGACCATGCACCATAGACCATCAAGAACCAGATTCTATCTCTAATTTATAAAAGTACCTCAGAAATGCATTAGAACACTCCATTGCtatctaaattaaaataactaGAGCTGCTAGGCCCCGAAGAGGATGATAACCAGGAAAGGTATACAGGACAAGCTATGATCATTTCGATTCTACTTTCTTCATATTTCTTTACTCCAAGAACAGGAAATCCTACGCTAATTCATGCAATTATCCTTCACCATCTAGCAAATCATTTATTTAGCAAATCATTTCCAGCATCAAATTGCACACAatctaagaaaataaatataaaaaaaattgaaacagcATATTCCATCCAACCCCCAAGATTCCACAAAATTTACCAAACGCTCCCCGAGGGCTACGACccctccttcttcttcctcagaaGATAAACATCGGTCTCCTCGTACGCGTAGTCCGGGTGAAGATCCTCGTGCGGAACCTTCTCGATGTCAAACACTGTCTGGCACAGTTCCCAGAAGAGCTTGTCGGCCTCCGGGGACCTGAGTTGGTAGCCGAGCAAGACGACGCCGTCATCGGCCACCAGGACCTCCATGGTGGACACCAGCGGGCCCACGGTCTCCTCGATATAAACAACGTCGGTGGCGATGACGTAGTGGAAGGGCGGGTTAAGGGACTTGATCTGGTCGGGGTTGTTCCAGTAGAGGATGGAGTGCTTGAGGGTTTTGGCGAGGACGGGTTTGTTGCGCTTGAGGTTGCGTTTCAGCGCGGGCATGACGGGGGCTATGTCGGTCAGCACCAGGTCGGTGAGTCCCAGGAGATGGAACCCCATGCCGGCGGCGCCGCATCCGGCACCAAGTTCCACGGCGCGCTTGCCGCGGAAGTCGAGGAGGTCGGAGTAGGGgttgttgttgctgctgctgctgccgcCGGGAgctggggttggggttggggcgGGTGGGGCCCAGCGGTCGGCGAATTTGACGAGAACGAGAGAGCAGGGCCAGACGGAGGTGCCGACGTGGAGGGAGCCGTTGTCCTGTTGGATAGAAAGGAGGGAGTTGCGCACGGGAAGCTCGATTACTGGAGAGTCTGTGAACT
Protein-coding regions in this window:
- the LOC133859199 gene encoding uncharacterized protein LOC133859199, with protein sequence MKFTDSPVIELPVRNSLLSIQQDNGSLHVGTSVWPCSLVLVKFADRWAPPAPTPTPAPGGSSSSNNNPYSDLLDFRGKRAVELGAGCGAAGMGFHLLGLTDLVLTDIAPVMPALKRNLKRNKPVLAKTLKHSILYWNNPDQIKSLNPPFHYVIATDVVYIEETVGPLVSTMEVLVADDGVVLLGYQLRSPEADKLFWELCQTVFDIEKVPHEDLHPDYAYEETDVYLLRKKKEGS